Proteins from a genomic interval of Nitrospinota bacterium:
- a CDS encoding AAA family ATPase — MENLLNKKTNRNQTAVIGDVTLKMSVPDATQPEWIGQNEVLKQILACWLVVGEKDFPLSPRIVGMPGIGKTTLAMVAALKREQPLYIFQCTSDTRPEDLLVTPVLAESGKISYHASPLVSAMITGGICILDEGNRMNEKSWASLAPLLDHRRYVESIIAGIQIHAHEEFRACVTMNRDESTFEIPDYILSRLQPTLPLSMPNHQDEMAILRYHLPFAEDDLLNMTVDFLQQAHQLDLDFSPRDGIHILQYALKRLSQDKDHPLGKDAFWREAVIRVLGEDALDLDGLASKKRRALGSDRLPMGLGDFFFDEDSPLHPDSD; from the coding sequence ATGGAAAACTTATTAAATAAAAAAACTAACAGAAATCAGACAGCGGTTATCGGCGACGTCACTCTGAAGATGAGTGTCCCTGACGCGACACAACCCGAGTGGATCGGCCAGAATGAGGTTTTGAAGCAGATTCTGGCCTGCTGGCTGGTGGTGGGCGAAAAGGACTTCCCCCTTTCTCCGCGCATCGTGGGCATGCCGGGAATCGGAAAAACCACGCTGGCGATGGTTGCGGCTTTAAAGCGTGAACAGCCCTTATACATATTTCAATGCACCAGCGATACCCGCCCGGAAGACCTGCTGGTCACACCCGTTCTGGCGGAATCGGGAAAAATTTCCTACCACGCCTCGCCGCTGGTGAGCGCCATGATCACCGGGGGCATCTGCATTCTCGATGAAGGCAACCGCATGAATGAGAAAAGCTGGGCCTCTCTGGCGCCGCTGTTGGACCACCGCCGCTATGTGGAATCCATTATCGCCGGCATTCAGATCCACGCCCATGAGGAATTTCGCGCCTGCGTCACCATGAACCGCGATGAATCGACGTTTGAGATTCCCGACTACATCTTATCGCGTCTGCAACCGACGCTTCCACTGTCCATGCCCAATCATCAGGATGAAATGGCTATTTTGCGCTATCATCTGCCGTTTGCCGAGGACGACCTGCTGAACATGACGGTCGATTTCTTACAGCAAGCGCATCAATTGGACCTGGATTTTTCTCCCCGCGATGGCATCCACATTCTGCAATATGCTCTCAAACGGTTGAGTCAGGATAAGGATCACCCGCTTGGCAAAGATGCATTCTGGAGAGAAGCCGTGATCCGGGTATTGGGTGAAGATGCTCTGGACCTCGACGGGCTGGCTTCCAAAAAGCGACGGGCGCTCGGTTCCGACCGATTGCCGATGGGCCTTGGAGATTTCTTTTTCGATGAAGACAGCCCCCTCCATCCAGATAGCGATTAA
- a CDS encoding HPr family phosphocarrier protein has product MEPKSLVQFISEEEFLALVQEPSAFFFKFYNSFTSRMELGSGISRTFYSNLIQEAELLESYLDEFGARENKKWSFFTEYVACIRNLGISAFFIKHLLDRYPFYNLEKSKENYDQFQSHAQNALEFLNLSILNIYKEVIQSANINGLIFPSESVSPNEFSDIESNKRLPRNIAEEEVKDEEEQIIELCDKLQEVSKVMQKVKITYTDDLDTLKKMIPYKINERKARALKEDVHSLQSDYDTYIKNTKLEYEYPMIKNLRGHISMTLHLMEVVLWLCHFYERHEDEIRPGECKSKITEMVNKTELLSQIINFGFYYSNHFMNNGSELAEEIIKNFIKTETIEVSIPKPLGFHARPSTYVSLIARQYDEDLFLIVDGEKYSSKSVMSMLQAGGAIADKGYQTVLFEGSKRVLDDIKILAAHNYCEEEDIPKQLSYLVS; this is encoded by the coding sequence GTGGAACCAAAGTCTCTTGTGCAGTTTATCAGCGAGGAAGAATTTCTTGCTCTTGTTCAGGAACCCAGCGCGTTTTTTTTCAAATTTTATAACTCCTTTACCTCCAGGATGGAATTGGGGAGCGGGATATCCAGAACATTTTATTCAAACCTCATTCAGGAAGCAGAACTTCTGGAAAGTTATTTGGATGAATTTGGAGCGCGTGAAAATAAAAAATGGTCTTTTTTCACCGAATATGTTGCCTGCATTCGGAATCTGGGGATTTCCGCATTTTTCATAAAACATTTACTCGACCGTTACCCTTTTTACAATTTAGAAAAATCTAAAGAAAATTATGACCAGTTTCAGTCTCATGCCCAAAATGCCCTGGAGTTTTTGAATTTATCTATCCTGAATATCTATAAAGAAGTCATCCAATCAGCGAATATAAACGGGCTTATTTTTCCCTCAGAGTCCGTTTCACCAAATGAGTTTTCTGATATCGAATCCAATAAGCGGCTTCCCCGTAATATTGCCGAAGAGGAAGTAAAAGATGAGGAAGAGCAAATCATTGAGCTCTGCGATAAACTTCAGGAAGTCTCCAAAGTAATGCAAAAAGTAAAAATTACCTATACAGACGACCTGGATACGCTAAAAAAAATGATCCCGTATAAAATTAACGAAAGAAAGGCTCGTGCTTTAAAGGAAGATGTGCACAGTCTGCAATCGGATTATGACACCTACATAAAAAATACTAAGTTAGAGTACGAATACCCGATGATTAAAAATCTCCGGGGACATATTTCCATGACCCTGCATCTTATGGAAGTGGTCCTGTGGTTATGTCATTTTTATGAGAGGCATGAAGATGAAATCCGCCCTGGCGAGTGCAAAAGTAAAATAACCGAAATGGTCAATAAAACTGAGCTTCTTAGCCAGATCATTAATTTTGGATTTTATTACAGCAATCACTTCATGAATAATGGCAGTGAGTTGGCTGAGGAAATAATCAAAAATTTTATCAAAACTGAAACCATTGAAGTTTCGATTCCGAAACCCCTTGGATTTCATGCCCGACCTTCCACCTATGTGTCTCTCATCGCCCGGCAATATGATGAAGATCTATTTCTTATAGTGGATGGGGAGAAGTATAGCTCGAAATCAGTCATGAGCATGTTGCAGGCCGGTGGAGCCATTGCGGACAAGGGTTATCAAACGGTATTGTTTGAAGGCAGTAAGAGAGTTCTGGACGATATCAAGATTTTAGCGGCACATAACTATTGCGAAGAGGAGGACATCCCCAAACAACTCAGTTATCTGGTGAGTTAA
- a CDS encoding transglycosylase SLT domain-containing protein, with the protein MTSLLKIIFSLILSILFQIGNVSAKSLDIFNTLESFPPVLTVLGNKSYELDHLDEKEIPSVLKHYTSAWENSNSQEEKNLLVLAIGYLHYRSQDYKAAIKYLNKKIVGNFILEDFRINYLSLAFKEQGNRELDNQQYSTALDLLNRSENLRMIIFRSYPDSPFYSNVPRDLAEVEYQLGKSYFLALNYRAAWQAFRKSLMREFPGNEEHKLMVNLSLAENYRSAGDLKGAADVYASILNNTQSEEAKETARIFFRVHSDRLKKINIDLEGLEFDLSISLKMNGEARKRPIAQKKNKVIYRNEMVKSFYESIDRDDQEVSLKLGLNVLQSFPGIQEARGVTKILNRLLISYLRDHPVNDAVEQLTTLYPRKSLNDVAYSLWKEELPEQAAIFYEKIIQQYPLEINDCHKALFFLGRIAEDKGEYSKALGYYEQLIQKYDFGSFTTAALFKIPWIYKLEKKYDLAQTHFNRLIEFHSSSAYKRLNATYPNASYQLAGQYWLAQTQEELGNKNEKIKIFKELAQNHPFDFYTIITQEESGFDLKHFLTQKASQEVAFRIFGLGEIDRKRLRRAEQLIAVGFSDQGVEELEHLSFKKDNPAFSFYIAHLFKLGGNFQDSMRLSWKIAGNGNHERLSRSVAEGLYPRAFHLQIHEILKNYELDPFLVLSLMRQESAFNPRIISKANAIGLMQLMPKTAEEVARSLGQEIPTEEQLKNPSNNVRLGIDYLNYLMVSFNQNMVYALAAYNAGPTKIKQWIALRPSLDPLEFIETIPYTETRNYVKKVLRNYAIYLTLYEEQKPDRFKELLLSNTH; encoded by the coding sequence ATGACTTCTCTCCTGAAAATAATATTCTCTTTAATTCTTTCAATCCTTTTCCAGATAGGCAATGTTTCTGCCAAATCACTTGATATTTTTAATACCCTGGAGTCTTTCCCCCCTGTTCTTACCGTCCTCGGGAACAAAAGTTACGAACTCGATCATCTTGATGAGAAAGAAATACCTTCGGTCCTCAAACATTACACATCAGCCTGGGAGAATAGTAACTCTCAAGAAGAGAAGAACCTGCTGGTCCTTGCTATAGGGTATCTTCACTACCGAAGTCAGGATTACAAGGCCGCTATTAAATATCTGAACAAAAAAATTGTAGGTAATTTCATTCTGGAGGATTTCCGGATTAACTACCTCTCCCTTGCTTTTAAGGAACAAGGAAACAGGGAGTTAGATAACCAGCAATATTCAACCGCTCTTGATTTGCTCAATAGGTCTGAAAATCTTCGCATGATTATTTTCCGGTCTTATCCCGACAGTCCATTTTACTCCAACGTACCCCGTGATCTGGCAGAGGTGGAATACCAACTGGGAAAAAGTTACTTTTTGGCGCTTAATTACCGGGCCGCGTGGCAGGCATTCCGTAAATCATTAATGCGAGAGTTTCCGGGTAATGAAGAGCATAAATTAATGGTCAACCTTTCTCTGGCCGAAAATTATCGATCTGCCGGTGACTTGAAAGGCGCGGCGGATGTTTATGCTTCTATCTTGAACAACACACAATCTGAAGAAGCAAAAGAAACAGCGCGAATTTTTTTTAGAGTCCATAGTGACAGGCTTAAAAAAATAAATATTGACCTTGAGGGACTGGAATTTGATTTAAGCATTTCTTTAAAAATGAATGGCGAAGCAAGGAAACGTCCCATTGCCCAGAAGAAAAATAAGGTGATCTATAGAAATGAAATGGTGAAAAGTTTCTACGAATCGATCGATCGGGACGATCAGGAAGTGAGTTTGAAATTGGGCCTGAATGTTCTCCAGAGTTTTCCTGGAATTCAAGAGGCGAGGGGGGTTACTAAAATATTGAATCGCCTTCTAATTTCTTACCTGAGAGATCATCCTGTCAATGATGCGGTTGAACAACTCACCACGTTATATCCTAGAAAATCGCTCAATGACGTGGCTTATTCCCTTTGGAAGGAAGAACTACCCGAGCAGGCGGCAATTTTTTATGAAAAAATAATCCAACAGTATCCCCTGGAAATTAACGATTGTCATAAAGCCCTGTTTTTTCTTGGGCGCATTGCCGAGGACAAAGGTGAATATTCCAAAGCGCTAGGATATTATGAACAACTGATCCAGAAATATGATTTTGGTTCCTTCACCACCGCCGCGCTATTCAAAATCCCTTGGATCTATAAGCTGGAAAAAAAATATGACCTGGCCCAGACCCATTTTAATCGACTCATCGAGTTTCATTCTTCGTCGGCTTATAAACGCTTGAATGCAACTTACCCCAATGCCTCTTACCAGTTGGCAGGTCAATATTGGCTGGCTCAAACTCAGGAAGAGTTGGGCAATAAGAATGAAAAAATTAAAATATTCAAAGAACTTGCCCAAAATCACCCTTTTGATTTCTATACCATTATCACCCAGGAAGAATCAGGATTTGACCTCAAACATTTTTTGACACAGAAGGCATCTCAGGAGGTGGCTTTTAGAATATTTGGTCTTGGCGAAATCGACCGTAAACGATTGCGCCGGGCAGAGCAGTTGATCGCCGTAGGATTTAGTGATCAGGGGGTTGAGGAATTGGAACACCTTTCTTTTAAAAAGGATAATCCCGCTTTTTCATTTTACATTGCACATTTATTTAAGCTTGGAGGCAATTTCCAGGATTCCATGCGCCTTTCCTGGAAAATAGCCGGCAACGGCAATCATGAGCGGCTTTCCCGGTCCGTTGCAGAAGGGCTGTACCCCAGAGCCTTTCATTTACAAATACACGAAATTTTAAAAAATTACGAACTCGATCCCTTTTTAGTTCTTTCTTTGATGCGACAAGAGAGCGCTTTTAATCCTAGAATCATTTCCAAAGCCAATGCCATCGGATTGATGCAGTTAATGCCCAAGACCGCAGAGGAGGTGGCGCGCTCCCTTGGACAAGAGATTCCCACAGAGGAACAGTTAAAAAATCCATCCAACAATGTACGGTTGGGGATCGATTATTTAAATTACCTGATGGTTTCCTTTAATCAAAATATGGTATATGCTTTAGCGGCCTATAATGCAGGTCCAACAAAAATAAAACAATGGATAGCCTTGCGCCCCAGTTTGGATCCGCTGGAATTTATTGAAACGATTCCTTATACTGAAACAAGAAACTACGTTAAAAAAGTACTGCGGAATTACGCCATTTACCTCACTCTATACGAAGAACAGAAACCCGATCGCTTTAAGGAATTATTGCTGAGCAACACCCATTGA
- a CDS encoding NUDIX domain-containing protein, translated as MNSDEEIYDLVDIDDRVIGQATRKEIHKKNLLHRSVHIFVFNPEGDLYLQKRAFSKDENPGFWDTSCAGHVDAGENYLTAANRELMEELTISEPLHLFMKIKACKESYWEHVFAYTCTTRQPIKINPTEILEGYYWSLDEINLALSKKKYQFTSTFKILFINYLKDRG; from the coding sequence ATGAATTCCGACGAAGAAATATATGACCTGGTAGATATAGATGACCGGGTCATTGGCCAGGCAACTCGAAAAGAAATCCACAAAAAAAACCTGCTCCATCGATCCGTGCATATTTTTGTTTTTAACCCAGAGGGAGATCTTTACCTGCAGAAAAGAGCTTTTTCCAAAGATGAGAACCCTGGATTCTGGGACACGTCCTGCGCCGGTCATGTCGATGCAGGCGAGAATTACCTGACTGCTGCCAATCGGGAGCTTATGGAAGAATTGACTATTTCCGAGCCTTTGCACCTTTTCATGAAAATTAAAGCCTGTAAAGAGAGTTATTGGGAACATGTTTTCGCCTATACCTGCACCACTCGCCAACCTATCAAAATTAACCCTACCGAAATTCTGGAAGGTTATTATTGGTCCTTGGATGAAATCAATCTCGCCCTTTCCAAAAAAAAATACCAATTCACTTCTACATTTAAGATTCTATTTATCAATTATTTAAAAGATAGAGGTTAA
- a CDS encoding HNH endonuclease has product MFDAIKILVLNYSYEPLQFCTAKRGIIMVLSGRAENLESNGYVVRSPTLTYPLPAVIRTLKMIRRNRATSVSFSKKNILKRDNYTCQYCGHSGNLLTVDHVHPKSRGGKSNWTNVVVACKPCNLKKGNQSLKEIGMQLITPPSIPDFMFSHFTIPVGPESHVQIWQKYLPAKSFQKFHHP; this is encoded by the coding sequence ATGTTTGATGCCATCAAAATTCTTGTTCTCAATTATTCGTATGAGCCGCTTCAGTTTTGTACTGCAAAGCGCGGCATCATCATGGTTTTAAGCGGCAGAGCCGAAAACCTTGAAAGCAACGGTTATGTCGTCCGGTCTCCTACATTGACTTACCCCCTTCCTGCGGTTATTCGAACTTTGAAAATGATCCGCCGCAATAGAGCAACCAGCGTTTCATTCAGCAAAAAAAATATTCTCAAGCGGGATAACTACACCTGCCAATATTGTGGGCATTCGGGCAACCTGCTCACCGTGGATCATGTACACCCAAAATCCAGGGGAGGAAAATCCAATTGGACGAATGTGGTGGTCGCCTGCAAGCCCTGCAATCTTAAAAAGGGTAATCAGTCCCTGAAAGAAATCGGAATGCAACTCATCACTCCCCCCTCCATACCCGATTTCATGTTTTCCCATTTCACCATTCCAGTCGGCCCGGAATCCCATGTCCAAATTTGGCAAAAATATCTTCCCGCCAAAAGTTTTCAAAAATTCCACCATCCTTGA
- a CDS encoding FAD-binding oxidoreductase, with the protein MIRKIDPQTIAPYLKDASNYSGGCADEVIIPETTQELVQFLKSNDRPITISGAGTGLTASRIPESGVIISLEKFNAIGDIENSAIDVGPAVSLKNLQNHLLSTPYFYPPNPTETLASLGGTMATNASGSRSYKFGVTRDYVVEADLVLANGKSVTIRRGQSIKESLVLDDGTEISFPKTNYAIPHFKNAAGYYVQPGMDWLDLFIGSDGTLALFTRIRLKLLVRPEAFVSGILFFDSEESCWELVEKIRFLKDSLVSPCALEYFDNFSLKKLKLTHGNIPDSARSALFFEQDIVKKEDYDFVLESWFEFLSAENVPLDDSWFAQNDKDRQKFHDFRHDIPVLINEENSRLGRVKIGTDMAVADEHFMKMMHFYRRELSKSGLEYVVFGHLGNNHLHINLLPGPGEIDQARSTYDRLVDKILEWGGTVSAEHGVGKLKKSYFAKMVGPQALDELRKIKQALDTENLLGRGNIL; encoded by the coding sequence ATGATTCGAAAAATAGACCCGCAAACAATTGCCCCTTATCTGAAAGACGCATCCAATTATTCAGGGGGATGCGCTGATGAAGTCATCATTCCCGAAACCACTCAGGAATTGGTGCAATTTCTCAAGTCTAATGACCGTCCGATAACAATTTCCGGGGCGGGAACCGGCTTAACGGCATCCAGGATTCCTGAATCAGGGGTCATCATTTCGCTGGAAAAGTTCAATGCCATTGGTGACATTGAAAACTCCGCGATCGATGTCGGCCCGGCGGTCAGTCTGAAAAATCTGCAAAACCATTTATTATCCACTCCCTATTTTTACCCTCCCAATCCCACGGAGACCCTGGCCTCGCTAGGCGGAACGATGGCAACCAATGCATCCGGTTCCAGAAGCTATAAATTTGGTGTGACCCGTGATTATGTGGTGGAGGCCGACCTCGTTCTGGCTAATGGAAAATCGGTAACCATTCGGAGAGGGCAATCCATTAAAGAGTCACTTGTACTGGACGATGGGACAGAAATTTCATTTCCGAAAACCAACTATGCAATTCCGCACTTTAAAAATGCGGCGGGATATTACGTCCAACCGGGAATGGACTGGCTGGACCTTTTCATTGGCTCGGACGGCACGTTAGCTCTGTTCACACGGATTCGTTTGAAACTACTTGTCCGGCCAGAGGCGTTTGTCAGTGGAATCCTGTTTTTCGACAGCGAGGAATCCTGCTGGGAACTGGTGGAAAAAATTCGTTTCTTGAAAGACAGTTTGGTTTCTCCCTGCGCCCTGGAGTACTTCGACAATTTTTCCCTGAAAAAACTCAAACTAACTCATGGCAATATTCCCGATAGCGCCCGCTCAGCCCTTTTCTTTGAACAGGACATCGTGAAAAAGGAAGACTATGATTTCGTCCTGGAATCCTGGTTTGAGTTTCTTAGCGCGGAAAATGTTCCGCTGGATGATTCATGGTTCGCTCAAAATGATAAGGACCGGCAAAAATTCCACGATTTCCGTCATGATATTCCGGTACTCATCAATGAAGAAAACAGTCGGCTGGGGCGGGTGAAAATTGGAACCGATATGGCGGTGGCCGACGAGCATTTTATGAAAATGATGCATTTTTATCGCCGGGAACTTTCTAAAAGTGGATTAGAATATGTTGTTTTCGGGCATCTGGGGAATAACCACCTGCACATCAATCTACTGCCGGGACCGGGAGAAATCGATCAAGCAAGGTCCACTTACGATCGGCTGGTGGATAAAATTTTAGAATGGGGTGGCACGGTTTCCGCGGAACACGGGGTCGGAAAATTAAAAAAATCCTATTTCGCTAAAATGGTCGGGCCTCAGGCGCTGGATGAGCTTAGAAAAATTAAGCAAGCTCTGGACACTGAGAATCTGCTTGGTAGGGGAAATATCCTTTGA
- a CDS encoding bifunctional precorrin-2 dehydrogenase/sirohydrochlorin ferrochelatase — protein sequence MIVDLNLKGRQVVIAGGGKEATRKVEALLFQDCEIIVHSEKFSKKIKALEKNGRVLLKQGRISEGSFLNDYHRLILVMAATDDKQLNRKIVEESKKLRCFAYAVDDPEVSDFNHPSVMNIHKSVQIAISTGGKSPLMAKQIRKKVEPVLNDLIKKEDVLKIQLQFLLREKIKAVLSTPDARKQFLESILLNTEINQLLAEEKLEDAETLALDELKKQG from the coding sequence ATGATTGTAGATTTAAACCTTAAAGGCAGACAGGTGGTTATTGCTGGAGGAGGAAAAGAAGCTACCCGCAAAGTGGAAGCGCTACTTTTTCAGGATTGTGAAATTATTGTCCATTCCGAAAAATTTTCAAAGAAAATCAAGGCTTTGGAAAAAAACGGAAGGGTTCTGTTAAAACAAGGAAGAATTTCCGAAGGAAGTTTTCTAAATGATTACCATCGCCTGATTCTGGTAATGGCCGCCACTGACGACAAACAATTAAATAGGAAAATTGTTGAAGAGTCCAAAAAGCTCCGATGCTTCGCCTATGCGGTGGATGATCCCGAAGTCAGCGATTTCAATCATCCCTCGGTGATGAATATACATAAGTCGGTTCAGATTGCCATTTCCACGGGTGGTAAAAGTCCGCTGATGGCTAAACAGATACGAAAAAAAGTGGAACCCGTTCTCAATGATTTAATTAAGAAAGAGGATGTTTTAAAAATTCAATTGCAATTTCTGTTGAGAGAAAAAATAAAAGCAGTCCTTTCCACACCGGATGCCAGGAAACAGTTTCTGGAATCGATTTTATTAAATACGGAAATAAACCAGCTTTTAGCGGAAGAAAAGCTGGAAGACGCGGAAACACTGGCGTTGGACGAGTTGAAGAAGCAAGGATAG
- a CDS encoding PD-(D/E)XK nuclease family protein, producing MSDADRESDIVYIFEGISGERIAILIENKIDAPPQQDQGERYHKRGENGLKEGDWDEYKTCVIAPDKYLSSSKHSEIYDIEISYEEILAYFQSRRHRDERFSYKARILLEGIEKNRKGYQPKYSEEMTNFVMDYHTFAADKCPKLGMQEAKPRPAGSTWVMFYPDAL from the coding sequence GTGTCGGATGCAGATCGAGAATCCGATATAGTTTATATTTTTGAAGGAATAAGCGGGGAACGTATAGCAATCCTTATCGAAAATAAAATTGATGCCCCACCACAGCAAGATCAAGGAGAGCGTTATCACAAGCGTGGTGAAAATGGACTTAAGGAAGGAGATTGGGACGAATATAAAACATGCGTGATTGCTCCTGATAAATATTTATCATCATCAAAACATTCTGAAATTTATGACATTGAAATTAGCTATGAAGAGATATTAGCTTACTTTCAATCGCGTCGCCATCGCGATGAACGATTCTCATATAAAGCACGAATTCTTCTTGAAGGGATCGAGAAAAACAGAAAGGGTTACCAACCAAAATACAGTGAAGAAATGACAAATTTTGTGATGGACTATCACACATTTGCAGCCGATAAATGCCCCAAACTCGGTATGCAGGAAGCCAAACCAAGACCGGCGGGAAGTACGTGGGTTATGTTTTATCCAGACGCTCTTTAA
- the murJ gene encoding murein biosynthesis integral membrane protein MurJ produces MIIVHIAENIVVWITENKMILQWQPPPPLCILIIKFNRNGNFVILPRPLSGVKPKESIHFPTKLPSQRMENNKKVSKAAGAVSGMTLISRIFGMARDLAIAMQFGSSVAADAFFVAFRIPNMQRKILGEGAVSAAFIPVFTDLLNTKGEKAAWEMTANLLNIVFVILVITTCAIFFFSPAVITVFAPGFLDDPEKFALTVKLTQWMAPYLIFIGLASFCMGILNTFNVFALPAAAPVLLNISMILGIFFVSPLMEEPIFGLAVGVLLGGVLQLLVQLPETFRKGFTFVKTFDVKHPEIIKIGKLMVPVMFGLAVYEINMLIDTLLASLLPGGSISYLYYGNRLVQLPLGVFAVALGVAILPMLSRQAANKDFAELKKTLAFGIRFILFITIPATVGLIILRFPIVNALWERGEFLRASTDGTAIALLYYSLGLCAFAGIKVIVPAYYSLQDTKTPVKIGIYSMLLNIVLNLILMGPLQHGGLALATSISALLNVLLLVYFLKKRLGLIGGRLILISTLKLALSSTLMGIQIYYCDLTFYDPLASLGERVFVLLGCIFTGIFTFGFLSYLMKNDELIFLLSLFKNRRRKS; encoded by the coding sequence ATGATTATAGTACACATTGCTGAAAATATTGTGGTGTGGATCACTGAAAACAAAATGATTTTGCAATGGCAACCGCCGCCGCCCCTTTGCATCCTGATAATTAAATTCAACCGGAACGGTAATTTTGTTATACTTCCACGTCCTTTAAGTGGCGTGAAGCCGAAGGAGTCCATTCATTTTCCTACCAAACTTCCTTCCCAGCGCATGGAAAATAATAAAAAAGTGAGCAAGGCGGCAGGAGCCGTCAGCGGCATGACCCTCATTTCCAGGATTTTTGGAATGGCGCGGGATTTAGCGATCGCCATGCAATTTGGTTCCTCCGTCGCCGCAGACGCTTTTTTCGTGGCTTTCCGCATCCCCAATATGCAGAGGAAAATTCTCGGCGAAGGAGCGGTCAGCGCGGCTTTTATCCCCGTGTTTACCGACCTGTTGAATACCAAGGGGGAAAAAGCCGCCTGGGAAATGACTGCCAATCTGCTGAATATTGTTTTCGTCATTCTGGTAATCACCACCTGCGCTATATTCTTTTTCAGTCCTGCAGTCATTACCGTGTTTGCTCCTGGTTTTCTCGATGATCCCGAAAAATTCGCCCTGACGGTGAAACTGACCCAATGGATGGCGCCTTATTTGATCTTCATCGGACTCGCATCATTTTGCATGGGCATCTTGAACACGTTCAATGTATTTGCCTTGCCTGCCGCCGCACCCGTTCTGCTCAATATCAGCATGATTCTTGGAATTTTTTTCGTGTCTCCGCTGATGGAGGAACCCATTTTTGGATTGGCCGTGGGCGTCCTTTTAGGTGGGGTTTTGCAATTGCTGGTGCAACTGCCGGAAACCTTTCGCAAGGGATTTACGTTTGTCAAAACATTCGACGTCAAACATCCCGAGATCATTAAAATCGGCAAATTAATGGTCCCGGTCATGTTCGGACTGGCGGTTTACGAAATTAATATGCTGATCGACACCCTTCTCGCTTCCTTGCTTCCCGGTGGTTCCATCTCCTATTTGTATTACGGAAACCGGCTGGTGCAATTGCCGCTCGGAGTTTTTGCCGTCGCTCTGGGAGTGGCCATCCTGCCCATGCTGTCCCGGCAAGCCGCCAACAAGGATTTTGCCGAGCTGAAAAAGACGCTTGCCTTCGGAATACGATTCATTCTTTTTATCACCATCCCGGCAACGGTGGGGTTGATCATTCTGCGATTCCCTATTGTTAACGCACTCTGGGAGCGGGGAGAGTTTTTGCGCGCCTCGACCGACGGAACAGCCATCGCGTTATTGTATTATTCGCTGGGGCTGTGCGCGTTTGCGGGCATCAAGGTGATCGTTCCGGCTTATTACTCGTTGCAGGACACAAAAACGCCGGTAAAGATTGGCATCTATTCGATGCTCCTGAACATCGTATTGAACCTGATTTTAATGGGGCCCTTGCAACATGGGGGGCTGGCGCTGGCGACATCTATTTCGGCCCTACTCAATGTTTTATTGCTGGTTTATTTTCTGAAAAAACGTTTGGGGCTGATCGGCGGACGCCTGATTCTGATTTCCACCCTCAAGCTGGCTTTGTCGTCCACCCTGATGGGAATTCAGATTTATTATTGCGACCTCACCTTTTATGACCCTCTAGCTTCGCTGGGAGAAAGGGTTTTTGTTTTGCTGGGCTGTATTTTTACGGGAATCTTCACCTTTGGATTTCTTTCCTACCTGATGAAAAACGACGAGCTTATTTTCCTTTTGAGTCTGTTCAAAAACCGCCGGCGAAAATCCTGA